The following DNA comes from Alkalibaculum bacchi.
TACCTGCATAATATTTGCTCCTTTTCTATCTGCCAGGGAAATAAGAATAGCTTAGCTACCAGCGGCTAGTCTTCAGTCATCAGTGTTAGGGTCAAGTCTTATGGGTCAAAGATTTGGCCCTAACATAGGATGACTCAAGCAGCAGCTAGGGTCAAAAGTACAACTTTCCTATTACATAAAAAAAACGCCCCTGACAGAATTTTAATTCTGTCAAGGACGAATAAATCGCTATCCGCGGTGCCACCTTGATTTACGGAAATCCCGTACTCTTTTCAGGATACCATCATATCCCTGGCCACTTACGCGTGCCGGACGTCGCAGAATACTCAGATCGAAACCCTTTGACTGCGCCCTCAGCGGTCCATTTGATGACTTGTTTTCCGCCCGATTCTCAGCAACACGGACTCTCTTTGGGATCATGATCACCGTTATCTCCGCTTCAACGGTTTGCAACAGAATAGCACGATTTGTCCGTGTTGTCAAGTGGTTTATGATAAAAGTCATTTTGTTTCGCTTACAAATTTATATAGTTGGGCGGGTATGCGCTTCGCGCAATGATCAATTTAGAATTGAGAATTAAAAAACGCCAAAGGCATTTTTTAATAATCTCCTGTAGTTACTCCAGCCGCTTCATAAGTAGCCATTTCATCGGCCACTCTTAGTGCTGTATCTATTGTTGGGAACATAAGAGCCGCTCCTGTTCCTTCTCCAAGCCTCATATTAAATGCAATTCTTGGTTCTAGTCCTAATTGCTGTAGTCCGATACGACAACCTTTTTCTTCTGAGCTATGGGATGAAATCATGTACTTTGTTGCCACTGGTGCAATCTGAGCTGCTGTTAATGCTGCAGCTGTTGAAATAATACCGTCTAGAATAATTGGTACTTTTTTATAAGCTGCTTCTAATATTGCTCCAACTAATGCAGCAATTTCAAGTCCCCCAATCTTTGCAAGAGTGCCAACAGGGTCTTTTATATCGATATTATTGATTTGAATTGCCTTCTTAATTACTTCTTGTTTATGTATTAAAGCATCATCTTTTATTCCTGTTCCTCGCCCAGTTACTTCTTCAATAGAGCAGCCTGTAAATACGGAAATAAGAGCTGAACTTGGTGTTGTATTCCCTATTCCAACTTCCCCTGTAGCCAAAAGATTTATGCCAGAATTTATAGCATCTCTAGCAACTTTTGCACCTGTAAAAAGAGCTTGAAGAGCTTCTTTTCTACTCATTGCAGGTCCTTTAGCCATATTATCCGTGCCATTTTTTACTCGACTAGCCATGAGTTCTGGTGGATTTAGTGGACCAGCGATTCCGATATCTGTTGCGATAACGTCTCCTCCTCCACTTCGAGCGATAATATTGACTCCCCCGTTTTTATTCATATAAGCATAAAACAATTCAGCCGTAACCTCTTGAGGTGCAGCGCTTACTCCTTCAGCTACAACGCCATGATCACCTGCCATTAAAAGTACAGCTTTTCCTGTGATCTTAGGTTGAGCAGTGCCTTGAACTCCTGCAATTTGTTGAGCAATATCTTCTAATACCCCTAAGCTTCGAAGAGGTTTAATCTTAGCATCTAAACGAGCTTGCATACCTGCAATAGATTTTTCGTCTAACCCTGTAATATTACTTGTAAGCTCTTGTAATGCACTTTCAAGTTCTGCTTCACTTGCACTTTTCACATCTTTCAAATTATGAAATTTTTCGTTGATTGTATTCATTTTTATATCTCCTCCAGATTAGAATTATTATTAGATTGTGGCAAAAGCTAAATAATCAATCTTCCTCGGTCGCGACGCTCGCCAAATGAAAGCATAGCTTTCATTTCGTATCCACGAGACTCCTCAGTCAAATCGGCAAGCCGTTTGCCTGTTCCGTCTCATGTCTACTGCGAAAGCTATGCTTTCGCTTGGCTCGCTGTTTCACGAAAAAAAGTCCCGCCACAATAATATTATTTATTGTGGTCGGGACTTTGCCGTCATCTCCGCCGCTTCCCATTTCAGGAAAGGCTTCTCAATCTTAGGCAGGTCTCCTGGCTTTGACTCAAACGCCCTTTCGCCCCTTCCCAGCATTAGCCAGTGGTTAGCGTGAGCTCGTCATTACAGTGGTGGGTCCGCACCGGACTTTAAGCAGTAGAAATCTACAAATCTTAAATTTATGATTTCCTTACATAAGTTCGCCAACAACTCCTTCGTCGTAGGGCGAACTAATACCGGTTTCCCTATTCTCCTCATATGAGGCACCTAAAATTGCTTACATATTTTAATTTATTTATATTATACCAAATGGATTAAAATAGTCAATAGTGTGACTTTAATTTCTATCTATTTAGTTTAAACTCCTCTCTCATTGACAGCAATCTGCAACCTGTTTGTGATATAATTATTAATATTAAATAAAAAAGTGAGGCAGATACTATGATTACTCAGGAAGAAATTGAAAAGAAAATTACGGAATATCCTATATTTGAGTACGCATTTTTTGATACAAATGAATTAAGTTTTTACCCTAATGTAAGAACCATATGTGAAGTTCAATGTCCTCAATATGGAAAGTCCTGGTCCTGCCCACCAGCAGTGGGTACATTAGAAGAATGTAGAGAAAGGTGCTTAGCATATAAGGACGCTTTTATCTTTAGCACCGTTTCAGAAGTAAAAGATATACTCAATATGGAAGAAAGCCTTTCAACAAGAGGCGAACACATTGATATTGTAAACCAAATAAGAAAAGATGTCTTTCCTAAGGATGAGAACATATTAATTTTGACAGCAGAATCCTGTAGCATATGTGAAAAATGTACATATCCTGATAGCCCTTGTAAACACAAAGATAGGATGTATCCTTGTATTGAAAGTCAGACCATAATCGTAACGGAAATATGCGAAAATTACAATATGTCCTTTTTAAACGGTCATAATATCATCACCTGGTTTTGCTTGATTTTATACAACAAAAAGTAGCCATCAGCAACCAGCAATCAGCCACCAGTGCTCTTGGACTAGGCTTCGGTGGTCAAAGACACGTATCAAGCTAACTACCAGCTCCAATCCAAGTATTCTAGATTCCTCATAAGCTATTTAACACTAGAATCATTATTAAGTAGTAACCAATATTTCGTATAATATCAAATAACTAATAAAAAACCAGCTCTACTGGTTTTTTATTAGTTAAGATGTAAATACTAAAATTTAGTGTTCATAGATTTCTTCTTTTACAGCCAAATGGTTCTTTTCCTTAACCTTGTTTAAGTAAATAATATACCACGCAACCAAAACAATTCCCTTAATCACACTGCTTAAACTTACACTCCACCACACACCAGTAACACCTAGTACCGCATTAGATGAAAGAAGGACTGCTGCTGGAATTCTAAGACTTGTAAAAACAATGCTCACAACAGAAGGAGGTACTGTTTTTCCTAATCCATTAAATGCACCAGCTGTTGTAATTTCTAAGCACATAAACAATTGAGAAATTCCAAGTATTTTCAAATACTTGACTCCATAATAGATGGCTTCTTTTTCAGACAAAAATATGCTAAATATTGGCCTCGCACCAAAAATCAGTAAAACCGTAGTAATAAGTCCTATAGTCGTCATAATCCTCACGGCGATATGATAGCCTTTATTGATTCGATCCCACTTTTTCGCTCCATAGTTTTGACCTACAAAGGCCGCTAAAGCTGTAGAAAAACCATTCGCTGTATTCCAAGATATGGATTCTATTTGAGATCCTATTTGTTGTACTGCTACAGGTACAGGACCCCACTGAGCTATAAGTCTTGCAATGATCATAGATATAAAAGTAAAAAGTCCATTTTGCAACGCAACTGGTAGACCCAATGTAAATACTTTTTTTAGTATATTCCAATTAGGTACTTGAAAAAAACCCACTTTAGAGGTATAGGATAATTGAGCTTTAACTGCCTTAAACAAGAAAAAAGTCACAATCATTTGTGCAAAAACCGTGGCAATTGCTGCACCTTCTACTCCTAAAACAGGAAATGGTCCTATTCCTAAAATCAAAAGGGGATCTAGAATAATATTTGTAATAACGCCTATGACATTAATATAGAAAGGCGTTCGACTGTTTCCATGCCCATTTAAAACTCCGGTCAGCACAGGATTTAAAAATGTAAAAATCATCCCATATGAGACAATGAGCAAGTAATCCTTAGCCATTTGAATAACAGAAGGATCTCCTAAATGGAAGAAATCAATTAGTGAATCTTTGAATACTATGAGAACTGTACTATAAATAAGAGCCAGAAAAATAACTAGCTGCAAACAGCTTCTAATAAACTCTAGAGCAGATTTTATATTCTTTCCTCCTATAGACTGAGCCACGCCTACTTCTGCACCAATTTTTGGTATCATAATAAAAGCCATAGCCAACCATGGAAAAAAACCAGCAGTACCAACTGCTGCTACAGCTTTGCTGCCTAGCTTGCCAATAAAAATCATATCAGCTAAACTATAGGTCATTTGAATAAAAGAGGACCCCATAATGGGTAGTGCCAATTTTAATAGTGTCTTTTGTATGCTACCTTCTGTTAATAAATTTACTTCTTTCAATGTCTGTTCTCCTTGACGTTAGATCATGATAGAGTATTATAACATAATTGCTCTTAATTTACCTCTAAAGGGTAAAAAACTAAATTTATAGATTAAGACTTTATCATATTATTCTCTTGTCGATCATATTAAACTATAGAAATTTTCTCATTATTTGCGTGAAATTTTCGTAACTTCTACCGTCATAATCTATTATAATTAAAATGAGGTGACATATGATTATCCTTACAGCAAAAGACAGCGATTTAGATTATGCAACAGGGATCAATCTAGGTAGCGATGATTATTTTACGAAGCCCTTTAGTGCCATCTCCTTAGTAATGAGGGTAAAGGCCATACTGCGAAGAGTTAAACTAGACAAACAGTTACAAGAAAGCGATGAAAAACAGGAAAATTCTCTTACCTTCGGTCAAATCTCCATTAACCGAAAGGCCATGAAAATCACCGTTAATGGTGCTCTTATAGACTTTTCACCTACAGAATACAATCTTCTACTCTATTTGATTGAAAATGCAGATCGAGCAGTATCAAGAGAAGAACTGCTCAATGAAATATGGGGTTACGAAAAAGACATTGAAACTCGTGCTTGTGACGATACCGTGCGCAGAATCCGAAAAAAGCTCGTCCATACCAATACAAAAGTAGAAACCATATGGGGCTTTGGCTTTACTATGAAGGTGGTTGACCCTTGAAAGATACGAAAAAAAGCATAAAATTTAGGCTTATTTCTAGAGTAATCCTACTCATACTCATTGTATTTATATTTATTTCTATGGTTTTTGATTTTTTGATTTCTCAGTATATGAAAAACAATGCAAATGAGGTATTACATAATTCTAGAGATTACATTGTGCAAGGT
Coding sequences within:
- the cobT gene encoding nicotinate-nucleotide--dimethylbenzimidazole phosphoribosyltransferase, whose product is MNTINEKFHNLKDVKSASEAELESALQELTSNITGLDEKSIAGMQARLDAKIKPLRSLGVLEDIAQQIAGVQGTAQPKITGKAVLLMAGDHGVVAEGVSAAPQEVTAELFYAYMNKNGGVNIIARSGGGDVIATDIGIAGPLNPPELMASRVKNGTDNMAKGPAMSRKEALQALFTGAKVARDAINSGINLLATGEVGIGNTTPSSALISVFTGCSIEEVTGRGTGIKDDALIHKQEVIKKAIQINNIDIKDPVGTLAKIGGLEIAALVGAILEAAYKKVPIILDGIISTAAALTAAQIAPVATKYMISSHSSEEKGCRIGLQQLGLEPRIAFNMRLGEGTGAALMFPTIDTALRVADEMATYEAAGVTTGDY
- a CDS encoding DUF2284 domain-containing protein; the encoded protein is MITQEEIEKKITEYPIFEYAFFDTNELSFYPNVRTICEVQCPQYGKSWSCPPAVGTLEECRERCLAYKDAFIFSTVSEVKDILNMEESLSTRGEHIDIVNQIRKDVFPKDENILILTAESCSICEKCTYPDSPCKHKDRMYPCIESQTIIVTEICENYNMSFLNGHNIITWFCLILYNKK
- a CDS encoding MATE family efflux transporter yields the protein MKEVNLLTEGSIQKTLLKLALPIMGSSFIQMTYSLADMIFIGKLGSKAVAAVGTAGFFPWLAMAFIMIPKIGAEVGVAQSIGGKNIKSALEFIRSCLQLVIFLALIYSTVLIVFKDSLIDFFHLGDPSVIQMAKDYLLIVSYGMIFTFLNPVLTGVLNGHGNSRTPFYINVIGVITNIILDPLLILGIGPFPVLGVEGAAIATVFAQMIVTFFLFKAVKAQLSYTSKVGFFQVPNWNILKKVFTLGLPVALQNGLFTFISMIIARLIAQWGPVPVAVQQIGSQIESISWNTANGFSTALAAFVGQNYGAKKWDRINKGYHIAVRIMTTIGLITTVLLIFGARPIFSIFLSEKEAIYYGVKYLKILGISQLFMCLEITTAGAFNGLGKTVPPSVVSIVFTSLRIPAAVLLSSNAVLGVTGVWWSVSLSSVIKGIVLVAWYIIYLNKVKEKNHLAVKEEIYEH
- a CDS encoding winged helix-turn-helix domain-containing protein gives rise to the protein MIILTAKDSDLDYATGINLGSDDYFTKPFSAISLVMRVKAILRRVKLDKQLQESDEKQENSLTFGQISINRKAMKITVNGALIDFSPTEYNLLLYLIENADRAVSREELLNEIWGYEKDIETRACDDTVRRIRKKLVHTNTKVETIWGFGFTMKVVDP